The Salvelinus namaycush isolate Seneca chromosome 38, SaNama_1.0, whole genome shotgun sequence genome includes a window with the following:
- the ninj2 gene encoding ninjurin-2, translating to MLDVALLMANAAQLKAVLEQGPDFRYYVTVVVLIGSSLLFQVLAGVLFVAMARKDLNDVANQRKLDIMNNVATGLVFITAIINIFITAFGVQKTGLYPKT from the exons ATGTTAGATGTGGCCCTGCTGATGGCCAACGCTGCCCAGCTGAAGGCCGTCCTGGAACAGGGGCCAGACTTCAG GTACTACGTCACCGTCGTGGTCCTCATCGGGTCTTCACTGCTCTTCCAGGTGCTGGCTGGGGTACTGTTTGTCGCCATGG CACGTAAGGACCTGAACGACGTAGCCAACCAGAGGAAGCTGGACATCATGAACAACGTGGCCACCGGCCTCGTCTTCATCACCGCCATCATCAACATCTTCATCACCGCATTTGGAGTGCAGAAAACTGGCCTGTACCCCAAAACCTAG